One Rhodospirillales bacterium DNA segment encodes these proteins:
- a CDS encoding alpha/beta fold hydrolase: MAITSERVEFLGHDGKSQLAARLDSPDTGVRATALFAHCFTCSKDIHAATRIAAALTEHGFAVLRFDFTGLGASEGEFANTNFSSNVGDLIAAAQFMEKTLGHGPEVLVGHSLGGAAVLAAAHSIPSARAVATIGAPADPGHVAHLFDDQTDKIVAEGEARVKIGGRGFTIQKQFLDDIAEQKVHENLSDLGKALLIFHAPGDATVGIDNAATIFGAAKHPKSFVSLDDADHLVSRPEDATYVANVLSAWAGRYITEPSTDDAPIKTDSAVLVTEINKNGLAQSITAGNHSLIADEPEKLGGTDKGFGPYDLLLSGLGACTAMTLRMYANHKGWPLEGVSVALDHGRVHRDDCDQTDGGDGKIYRIVRKITLTGSLDGEQRIRLLEIADKCPVHKTLSGPLEIVTLDAQKTP; encoded by the coding sequence ATGGCAATAACCAGCGAACGCGTTGAATTTTTGGGCCATGATGGCAAAAGCCAGCTGGCCGCAAGACTGGACAGCCCCGATACCGGGGTCCGGGCCACAGCCCTGTTTGCCCATTGTTTTACCTGTTCCAAAGACATTCACGCGGCAACACGGATCGCTGCGGCGCTGACGGAGCATGGCTTTGCCGTGCTGCGATTTGATTTTACCGGGCTTGGGGCATCAGAGGGCGAATTTGCCAACACAAATTTCTCATCAAACGTTGGCGATCTGATCGCAGCGGCTCAGTTTATGGAAAAGACCCTTGGTCATGGGCCAGAAGTCCTTGTCGGCCATTCCTTAGGCGGGGCAGCCGTGCTAGCCGCTGCCCACAGCATTCCATCTGCCCGCGCCGTTGCGACCATTGGCGCACCGGCAGATCCCGGACACGTTGCCCATCTGTTTGATGACCAAACAGATAAAATCGTGGCCGAGGGTGAGGCCCGGGTTAAAATTGGGGGCAGGGGTTTCACCATCCAAAAGCAATTTCTGGATGATATTGCAGAACAGAAAGTTCATGAAAACCTGTCAGATTTAGGCAAAGCATTGCTGATTTTTCATGCCCCGGGGGACGCAACCGTTGGCATTGATAATGCGGCAACCATTTTTGGAGCTGCCAAACACCCCAAAAGCTTCGTCTCCCTTGATGATGCCGATCATCTAGTGTCCCGCCCCGAAGATGCCACGTATGTTGCCAATGTCCTCAGTGCCTGGGCCGGGCGCTACATCACTGAGCCATCAACAGACGATGCCCCCATCAAAACAGACAGTGCCGTTTTGGTGACAGAAATAAACAAAAATGGTTTGGCCCAATCTATCACCGCCGGAAACCATAGCTTGATTGCTGATGAGCCTGAAAAGCTTGGGGGCACCGATAAAGGGTTTGGGCCTTATGATCTCTTGTTGTCAGGCCTTGGGGCTTGCACCGCCATGACATTACGCATGTATGCAAATCACAAGGGATGGCCGCTCGAAGGCGTTTCTGTGGCGCTCGATCATGGCAGGGTTCATCGCGATGATTGTGACCAAACAGATGGCGGGGACGGCAAAATCTATCGCATTGTGCGCAAAATCACCCTGACCGGCAGCCTTGATGGCGAACAGCGCATAAGATTGCTGGAAATTGCCGATAAATGTCCTGTTCACAAAACCCTTTCGGGTCCTTTGGAGATTGTCACCCTTGATGCACAAAAAACACCATAA
- a CDS encoding MFS transporter, producing MSSLSLTEALKVFGNRNYAIYMLGNVLSQIGDWSQRLAVGWLAWELTKSPFWLGVILFADLAPTILISPIGGALADRMDRLRLTKMTLWASVVQPATLAALYFTDALNIWILLVATVYLGTVHAFNQTVRLAIVPLLVPEKDIPRATPLNSICFNMARFIGPAVFGLIVMVASVGYAILVNVFSYLLFAFILHFVTLRDEALAPRKKKHILSETWEGLTYAITHPGIGPLLIVLIASSFGTRAFMDLLPGFADQVFGRGPEALSMMTSATAVGAFSGALYLAMRSTTKGLATVSMAASMLVGVGLIAFASIDNFYIATFVLIFVGAGLSTSAVGVLTLVQTSVKREMRGRVIAVYGIIFRGGPAIGGLAMGWIAEWTGLRWPVAGGGLLCVLVWFWVVGRLGTVRKVLESDIK from the coding sequence ATGAGCAGTTTATCTTTAACCGAAGCCCTCAAGGTTTTCGGCAATCGCAATTATGCCATCTACATGTTGGGCAATGTTCTTTCACAGATCGGGGATTGGTCCCAACGTCTGGCCGTGGGCTGGTTGGCATGGGAATTGACCAAATCCCCATTCTGGCTTGGTGTCATCCTGTTTGCCGATCTGGCACCGACTATTCTAATCAGCCCCATTGGGGGTGCGCTGGCCGATCGTATGGATCGATTGCGCCTGACCAAGATGACACTATGGGCATCGGTTGTTCAGCCCGCCACTTTGGCCGCGCTTTATTTTACGGATGCGTTGAACATCTGGATATTGCTGGTGGCCACGGTTTATTTGGGCACGGTCCATGCCTTCAACCAAACCGTGCGCCTTGCCATTGTGCCGCTTTTGGTGCCGGAAAAGGATATTCCCCGGGCAACACCGCTCAATTCCATTTGTTTCAATATGGCGCGATTTATCGGTCCTGCTGTGTTTGGCCTGATCGTCATGGTGGCCTCCGTCGGCTATGCCATTTTGGTCAATGTTTTTTCGTATCTTTTGTTTGCTTTCATCCTTCATTTCGTGACCCTTCGTGATGAAGCGCTGGCACCGCGAAAGAAAAAACACATCCTGTCAGAAACCTGGGAAGGGTTGACCTATGCCATCACCCATCCGGGCATCGGGCCATTGTTAATCGTTTTAATCGCCAGCTCCTTTGGTACCCGGGCTTTCATGGACCTGTTGCCGGGGTTTGCCGATCAGGTGTTTGGTCGCGGACCAGAGGCATTGTCCATGATGACCTCCGCCACGGCAGTGGGGGCGTTTTCGGGAGCTTTGTATCTTGCGATGCGGTCCACCACCAAGGGTTTGGCGACCGTTTCTATGGCTGCGTCCATGCTGGTGGGGGTAGGATTAATCGCCTTTGCCTCTATTGATAATTTTTATATAGCAACCTTCGTGTTGATCTTTGTGGGTGCCGGGTTGTCGACATCGGCCGTGGGGGTTTTGACCCTGGTTCAAACATCGGTAAAACGCGAAATGCGCGGGCGTGTGATTGCAGTTTATGGCATTATTTTCCGGGGTGGCCCTGCCATTGGTGGATTGGCCATGGGTTGGATCGCCGAATGGACCGGGTTGCGTTGGCCTGTGGCGGGTGGTGGCTTGTTATGTGTTCTGGTCTGGTTTTGGGTGGTTGGTCGTCTTGGGACGGTACGAAAAGTACTTGAATCGGATATTAAATGA
- a CDS encoding NUDIX domain-containing protein has protein sequence MTKDEDVVVAQKETVYDGYFQVERYRLSHRLHKGGMSEQIMREVFERGHAVAVLPFDPINDMVVLQEQFRVGAYAAGQNPWLTEIVAGIIEDGETNEQVAMRETKEEAGLEALELWPMVRYLASPGGTSETVEVFLARVDSPKEEGVFGLDHENEDIRVFPLPFLDAMTLLKDGKINNSMTLIALQWLALNHKAVLARWRP, from the coding sequence ATGACCAAAGATGAGGATGTCGTCGTCGCGCAGAAAGAAACTGTTTATGACGGTTATTTTCAGGTTGAACGCTATCGGCTGAGCCATCGCTTGCACAAGGGTGGCATGAGCGAACAGATCATGCGTGAAGTGTTTGAACGCGGCCACGCCGTTGCGGTTTTACCGTTCGATCCCATCAACGACATGGTTGTGTTACAGGAACAATTTCGCGTTGGCGCCTATGCGGCAGGCCAAAATCCGTGGTTGACGGAAATTGTTGCTGGTATCATCGAAGACGGTGAAACCAATGAACAGGTGGCAATGCGGGAAACCAAGGAAGAAGCAGGCCTTGAAGCATTAGAATTATGGCCAATGGTGCGCTATTTGGCATCCCCCGGCGGCACATCGGAAACGGTGGAAGTCTTTCTTGCGAGGGTTGATAGCCCAAAAGAAGAAGGCGTGTTTGGTCTGGACCATGAAAACGAGGATATCCGCGTATTTCCCCTACCCTTTTTAGATGCCATGACGCTTTTGAAGGATGGAAAAATCAACAATTCCATGACTTTGATAGCCTTGCAATGGCTGGCATTGAACCACAAGGCCGTGCTTGCGCGATGGCGGCCTTAA
- a CDS encoding cysteine synthase A — protein sequence MDIRDGFLETIGNNPLIRLNKASDETGCEILGKAEFLNPGGSVKDRAALYIINDAEKRGALKPGGVVVEGTAGNTGIGLTLVGNARGYRSVIVIADTQSQEKKDMLRLCGAQLVEVPAVPYSDPNNYVKVSQRLADELNNSEENGAVWANQFDNVANREAHIQGTGPEIWEQTDGKVDGFTCAIGTGGTLAGVAMALKERNPNIQIAAADPGGAAMYEWFKNGELLSEGTSITEGIGQGRVTGNLEGAPIDTAYRVTDEEALPIVFDLLKHEGLCLGGSTGINVGGAIQMAKEMGPGHTIVTVLADFGQRYMSKLFNPAFLKERNLPIPEWLDK from the coding sequence ATGGACATTCGTGACGGGTTTTTAGAAACCATTGGTAATAACCCCCTTATCCGGCTCAACAAGGCGTCAGATGAAACGGGCTGTGAAATTCTGGGCAAGGCAGAATTTCTCAACCCCGGTGGCTCGGTCAAAGATCGGGCAGCGTTGTACATTATCAATGATGCAGAAAAGCGCGGTGCGTTGAAACCGGGCGGTGTTGTGGTCGAAGGCACGGCTGGTAATACCGGCATTGGGCTGACGCTGGTGGGCAATGCCCGTGGGTATCGCTCCGTTATTGTCATTGCCGACACCCAAAGTCAGGAAAAAAAGGACATGTTGCGCCTTTGTGGGGCGCAATTAGTGGAAGTTCCAGCCGTTCCCTATTCTGATCCCAACAATTACGTCAAAGTATCCCAGCGTTTGGCCGATGAATTGAATAATTCGGAAGAAAATGGCGCCGTTTGGGCCAACCAATTCGATAATGTTGCCAACCGTGAAGCCCATATTCAGGGCACAGGGCCTGAAATTTGGGAACAAACCGATGGCAAAGTCGATGGCTTTACCTGCGCCATTGGCACCGGCGGCACGTTGGCAGGTGTTGCCATGGCTCTGAAGGAGCGCAATCCCAATATCCAGATTGCCGCTGCTGATCCGGGCGGTGCGGCCATGTATGAATGGTTCAAAAACGGCGAATTGCTGTCCGAAGGCACCTCTATCACCGAAGGCATTGGCCAAGGACGCGTTACGGGCAATCTGGAAGGCGCACCCATCGATACGGCTTACCGGGTCACGGACGAAGAAGCGTTGCCCATTGTGTTTGATCTTTTAAAGCATGAAGGGCTTTGCCTGGGTGGCAGCACCGGGATCAATGTTGGCGGTGCCATTCAAATGGCCAAGGAAATGGGCCCGGGCCATACAATCGTGACGGTGCTAGCAGATTTTGGGCAGCGCTACATGTCAAAATTGTTTAATCCAGCCTTCCTGAAAGAACGTAATCTTCCCATTCCAGAATGGCTTGATAAGTAA
- the metC gene encoding cystathionine beta-lyase encodes MNPATAVTQVGRDSTANFGVVNPPVYHASTVLFPTLADLERISKEPFDHVYYGRHGTPTSFAFEQAVAELEGGHRSIATNSGLAAITGALMAFVRTGDHVLVPDSAYSPTRKFCDTILKGFGVETTYYDPLIGTKIKGFIQKNTKVVFTEAPGSLTFEVSDIPAIAKAAHAAKAVVMMDNSWATPIYFAPFDHGVDVSIQAGTKYLVGHSDAMIGSVTTNSETLYKRIKASVTMTSGAPSPDDCYLALRGIRTLAVRLDRHQETGLKLAHWLKRRPEVSRILHPAFTDCPGHKLWLRDFTGASGLFSIVLAKHHRKKALAAMLDNMALFKMGYSWGGFESLILPANPETIRTASPWQADGTLLRLHAGLEDPDDLIEDLDCGFARLNRA; translated from the coding sequence GTGAACCCTGCAACTGCGGTAACGCAGGTCGGGCGCGATTCAACCGCCAATTTTGGCGTTGTTAATCCGCCAGTTTATCACGCATCGACCGTGCTGTTTCCAACGCTGGCTGACCTGGAACGCATTTCCAAAGAACCCTTTGATCATGTCTATTACGGTCGCCATGGCACCCCAACCTCTTTTGCTTTCGAACAAGCCGTGGCTGAATTGGAAGGGGGGCACCGAAGCATCGCCACGAATTCCGGATTAGCAGCCATTACGGGGGCTTTGATGGCATTCGTTCGCACCGGCGATCATGTTTTGGTGCCAGATTCCGCCTACAGCCCAACACGCAAATTTTGCGACACCATTTTAAAGGGGTTTGGGGTTGAGACCACCTATTACGACCCCCTGATTGGCACTAAAATCAAGGGTTTTATCCAGAAAAACACCAAAGTTGTCTTCACCGAAGCGCCCGGCTCCCTCACCTTTGAAGTGTCTGACATTCCGGCCATTGCAAAGGCCGCACACGCGGCAAAGGCCGTGGTGATGATGGATAACAGTTGGGCCACGCCGATTTATTTTGCACCCTTTGATCATGGGGTGGATGTTTCCATTCAGGCTGGCACCAAATATCTTGTTGGCCATTCCGATGCCATGATTGGGTCTGTGACCACCAATTCAGAAACACTATACAAACGCATCAAAGCATCCGTGACGATGACCAGTGGTGCGCCGTCACCCGATGATTGTTATTTGGCGTTGCGCGGCATCCGCACCCTTGCGGTTCGTCTTGATCGGCATCAGGAAACCGGCCTAAAGCTTGCCCATTGGCTTAAACGCCGACCAGAAGTCTCGCGCATACTCCATCCTGCCTTTACCGATTGCCCCGGGCATAAGCTCTGGCTGCGTGATTTTACGGGCGCATCGGGCCTTTTTTCCATCGTGTTGGCCAAACATCACCGCAAAAAGGCGTTGGCTGCCATGCTGGATAATATGGCGCTGTTCAAAATGGGCTATAGCTGGGGCGGCTTTGAAAGCTTAATCCTGCCGGCAAACCCGGAAACCATTCGCACGGCGTCACCATGGCAGGCCGATGGCACCCTGCTCCGGCTTCATGCGGGTCTGGAAGATCCCGATGACCTGATTGAGGACCTGGATTGCGGTTTTGCACGTCTGAACCGCGCCTAA
- the hisI gene encoding phosphoribosyl-AMP cyclohydrolase has product MTPDKETEVRDLSGAKDAIIEAITFDDRGLVPAIAQQFNTGEVLMMAWMNREAVEASLDTGLAHYWSRSRGKLWQKGESSGQVQKMHDFRIDCDGDTVLLAVDQLGVACHTGRHNCFFRAPRDGIISDIHPVSKDPATLYGAKDSKQND; this is encoded by the coding sequence ATGACGCCAGATAAAGAAACAGAAGTCCGGGATTTGTCGGGCGCAAAAGATGCAATCATCGAAGCCATAACTTTCGATGATCGTGGTCTGGTGCCAGCCATTGCCCAGCAATTCAATACCGGTGAGGTGTTGATGATGGCCTGGATGAACCGTGAAGCGGTTGAGGCCTCACTGGATACGGGGTTAGCCCATTACTGGTCCCGGTCTCGGGGCAAGCTCTGGCAAAAAGGTGAAAGCTCTGGTCAGGTGCAAAAAATGCACGATTTTCGGATTGATTGTGACGGCGACACGGTCTTGCTTGCGGTTGATCAATTAGGCGTTGCTTGTCACACCGGACGGCACAATTGTTTTTTCCGCGCCCCAAGAGACGGGATCATTTCAGACATACACCCCGTTTCCAAAGACCCGGCCACTCTGTATGGCGCCAAAGACAGCAAACAGAATGACTAA
- the modA gene encoding molybdate ABC transporter substrate-binding protein codes for MTKAMGRPRGVVTLVLFSVLCLFPNAAKAEDTKSIRVFAAASTISALTRVAAVYSKSNAIKIVPIFASSGALARHIDSGMPGHIFLSANQHWMNWLTKRGRINRPSRRVFLENHLVIAVLRKSTLKLSLVGGDFIRALGMGRLAMADPDHVPLGTYGRAALKKLGVWNGVKDRVLRLSDAARTRVIVERGEAVAGILYASDIKGNPKLRAAVRFDTHDHPPIHYEIALLQRAANNAAALRFLKWLKGAAAKQIFTNAGFQVK; via the coding sequence ATGACTAAAGCCATGGGGCGCCCCCGAGGTGTGGTTACCCTTGTGCTTTTTTCTGTCCTTTGCCTTTTCCCTAATGCTGCAAAGGCAGAGGACACAAAAAGCATCCGTGTGTTTGCGGCCGCTTCGACCATTTCGGCACTGACCAGGGTGGCAGCAGTTTATTCAAAATCAAACGCCATAAAAATAGTGCCGATTTTTGCATCAAGCGGTGCCTTGGCCCGCCATATCGATTCTGGCATGCCCGGGCATATCTTTTTGTCTGCCAATCAACACTGGATGAATTGGCTGACCAAACGGGGACGCATCAACAGGCCAAGCCGACGGGTGTTTCTGGAAAACCATCTTGTGATCGCGGTTCTGCGTAAAAGCACGTTAAAACTATCTCTGGTGGGGGGTGATTTTATCCGGGCGCTCGGAATGGGCCGCCTTGCCATGGCCGATCCCGATCATGTGCCCCTTGGGACCTATGGTCGTGCGGCATTAAAAAAACTTGGTGTTTGGAATGGGGTTAAAGACAGGGTTTTGCGACTGAGCGATGCGGCAAGGACCCGGGTGATTGTCGAGCGCGGCGAAGCCGTAGCCGGCATTTTATATGCCAGTGACATCAAGGGAAACCCGAAGCTGCGCGCAGCAGTTCGGTTTGATACGCATGATCATCCGCCCATTCATTACGAAATTGCATTGCTTCAAAGGGCTGCAAACAATGCGGCAGCTTTGCGCTTTTTAAAATGGCTTAAAGGTGCTGCGGCGAAGCAAATTTTCACCAACGCGGGTTTTCAGGTAAAATAA
- the modB gene encoding molybdate ABC transporter permease subunit has translation MFALSAAELEALKLSLRVALWCVAFSLPAGILVAWVLARLDFPGCALLDGIVHLPLVLPPVVVGYGLLLVLGQQGPVGSWLYDTFGITVAFTWKGAVVASAIMGFPLMVRAIRLSIEAVDPGLEAAARTLGAGPFNTFMTITLPLAWPGILTGMVLAFARSLGEFGATITFVSNIPGETRTLPLALFGLTQVPGSEDAALRLVVISIVLAFAALIASEVTARRIRKRMGG, from the coding sequence ATCTTTGCCCTGAGCGCGGCTGAACTGGAAGCCTTGAAATTAAGCCTGCGCGTAGCACTTTGGTGTGTTGCTTTCAGCCTGCCGGCGGGCATTCTTGTTGCATGGGTTTTGGCGCGGCTAGATTTTCCGGGGTGCGCGTTGCTGGATGGCATTGTTCATCTGCCGCTTGTTTTGCCGCCTGTGGTGGTTGGTTATGGGTTGCTTTTAGTGTTGGGCCAGCAAGGGCCCGTTGGTAGCTGGTTGTATGACACGTTCGGAATTACGGTCGCCTTTACATGGAAAGGTGCCGTTGTGGCATCGGCGATCATGGGGTTTCCCTTAATGGTGCGCGCCATCCGGCTTTCGATTGAGGCCGTTGACCCCGGTCTTGAAGCGGCCGCACGCACCCTTGGTGCCGGTCCCTTCAATACGTTCATGACGATCACCCTGCCCCTTGCCTGGCCGGGTATTTTGACGGGCATGGTTTTGGCTTTTGCTCGAAGCCTTGGTGAATTTGGCGCAACCATTACCTTTGTTTCCAACATTCCGGGCGAAACCCGAACCTTGCCCTTGGCATTGTTTGGATTGACCCAGGTCCCCGGCAGCGAAGATGCTGCCCTTCGATTGGTGGTCATTTCCATCGTTTTGGCCTTTGCCGCCCTGATCGCATCGGAAGTGACCGCACGGCGTATCCGAAAACGGATGGGGGGCTAG
- the modC gene encoding molybdenum ABC transporter ATP-binding protein yields the protein MLEAHFKKTLGDFTLDARLFAGAGQVTALFGPSGAGKSTLASCLAGLIDPDEGHFKFDGTVLYDSKSNTRVPPEQRRIGTVFQDSRLFPHLSVAGNLNYGLSRTPKEQRHVKLDQVVDILDIKDLLNRPVKALSGGEKQRIAFGRAVLTSPRLLILDEPLASLDSARKAEILPFIERLRDELSIPMIYVSHSIDEILRLADDVVVLNRGSVVRAGPAVETLNSETIVHGDRANNGIEPGSVIEARVETADSYDGLTILNVEGKDGKVSGGQLYVPQFQCSPDDRIRLRIRARDVALATSKPKDLSILNVLAGKIMAISPQGDAHSDIMIDIGADLWARITRRSTSELSLTVGQVVYVLIKSVAIDRSTSG from the coding sequence ATGTTGGAGGCCCATTTCAAAAAGACCCTGGGGGATTTCACCCTTGATGCGCGTTTGTTTGCCGGTGCGGGTCAGGTGACAGCTCTGTTTGGGCCTTCAGGGGCCGGGAAAAGCACGTTGGCATCCTGTCTTGCGGGATTAATTGATCCAGATGAGGGCCATTTCAAGTTTGATGGCACCGTGTTGTATGATTCCAAAAGCAACACCCGGGTGCCCCCTGAACAGCGGCGCATTGGCACGGTGTTTCAGGATTCGCGTCTGTTTCCGCATTTAAGCGTCGCAGGCAACCTGAATTACGGGCTTTCCCGCACCCCAAAAGAACAGCGCCACGTCAAACTGGATCAGGTTGTGGATATTCTGGATATCAAAGATTTGCTGAACCGGCCGGTCAAAGCGCTTTCGGGGGGTGAAAAACAACGCATTGCCTTTGGCCGGGCCGTGCTAACCAGCCCCAGATTGTTAATTCTCGATGAGCCATTGGCGTCTTTGGACAGTGCCCGAAAGGCAGAAATCCTGCCCTTCATTGAACGTCTGCGCGATGAACTCTCCATTCCCATGATCTATGTCAGTCACAGCATTGATGAAATCCTGCGCCTTGCCGATGATGTGGTGGTGTTAAACCGGGGCTCCGTTGTGCGCGCCGGCCCTGCCGTGGAAACCCTGAACAGCGAAACCATCGTTCATGGGGATAGGGCAAACAATGGGATTGAGCCCGGATCGGTGATTGAAGCCCGGGTTGAGACCGCAGACAGCTACGATGGGCTGACGATCCTCAATGTTGAGGGCAAAGATGGCAAGGTTTCAGGCGGACAGCTATATGTCCCCCAATTCCAATGCAGCCCCGATGATCGCATCCGGCTTCGCATTCGGGCCAGAGACGTCGCCCTTGCCACATCAAAGCCAAAAGACCTCAGCATTTTGAATGTTTTGGCCGGTAAAATCATGGCCATTTCCCCCCAAGGCGATGCCCACAGCGATATTATGATCGATATCGGCGCTGACCTTTGGGCCAGAATTACCCGGCGCTCAACGAGCGAGCTATCTTTGACAGTGGGACAAGTGGTCTATGTTTTGATAAAATCCGTCGCAATTGACCGCAGCACCAGCGGCTAA
- a CDS encoding glyoxylate/hydroxypyruvate reductase A, with the protein MALLIKPGRDAAENWIKTITAAIPDLDCRIWPDIGDPEEVKYVLANELPDDAFAQFPNLKFVAGTAVGVERILKNKSLPADIPVIRAANPERAATMTGWALHHVLRHHRHFAQYEENQTAKVWEHLKYLPPEDVRIGVMGLGNLGGTVARTLVDLRYDVAGWARSKKDIPGIESFAGPEAFEDFLKRSDIVISILPNTKGTFKLLNRERLALLPKGAYVINAGRGTLLDETALMEAIDSGALSGAALDVLEVEPPADDHPFWDHPKITLTPHYACAGRAVYGAQVIIDAIKDMRAGKPLARVVDKSEGY; encoded by the coding sequence ATGGCCTTACTGATCAAGCCCGGACGGGATGCGGCAGAAAACTGGATTAAAACCATAACAGCAGCAATCCCCGATCTGGATTGTCGCATTTGGCCTGATATCGGTGATCCAGAAGAGGTCAAATACGTTTTGGCCAATGAATTGCCCGATGATGCCTTTGCGCAATTTCCCAACCTGAAATTTGTTGCAGGCACGGCCGTTGGGGTTGAACGAATTTTGAAAAACAAGTCCCTGCCCGCCGATATTCCTGTCATCCGTGCCGCCAACCCCGAACGCGCGGCAACCATGACCGGCTGGGCGTTGCATCATGTGCTTCGCCATCACCGTCATTTTGCCCAGTATGAAGAAAATCAGACCGCCAAAGTTTGGGAACATCTGAAATATCTGCCACCCGAAGATGTGCGCATTGGTGTTATGGGACTTGGTAATCTTGGCGGCACCGTGGCCCGGACATTGGTTGACCTTCGCTATGATGTGGCTGGGTGGGCACGATCCAAAAAGGATATTCCGGGTATTGAAAGCTTTGCCGGACCGGAAGCATTTGAAGATTTTCTCAAACGTTCAGACATTGTCATTTCTATTCTGCCCAATACCAAAGGCACGTTTAAGCTTTTGAACCGGGAACGATTGGCGCTTTTGCCAAAGGGGGCTTACGTCATCAATGCCGGGCGCGGCACATTGCTGGATGAAACTGCATTGATGGAGGCCATTGATTCAGGCGCGCTTTCTGGCGCTGCATTGGATGTTTTGGAAGTGGAACCCCCTGCTGATGATCACCCGTTTTGGGATCATCCAAAGATCACATTGACCCCCCATTATGCCTGTGCCGGGCGCGCGGTCTATGGGGCCCAGGTGATCATTGATGCCATCAAGGATATGCGCGCGGGCAAGCCATTGGCCCGGGTTGTCGATAAGTCTGAGGGCTATTAA
- a CDS encoding glycosyltransferase family 9 protein, which yields MSVPTIDKSSFKTILIYTGMDTVGDGLVKLPFVRELRCRFPDAHITWCAGIGPCSYAGALAPLVTGLIDRVIENARIGTGVLQFLIPTRPLSGESFDLIIDTQRAMIRTLILKRIRHGVFISGTSNDRFSDMAPVSSTSRAVNFVKGLIGLLDRVTPETKDTAALPELGADAARDALAANLLPAGPDYVGFAPGAGDKAKIWPLDRFMTVACDQVEKGRVAVFFLGPDEETWIEQIKARVPDALFPESEIQNDALGGPLLAIALAKRLKAAVSNDSGTGHMLAAGGVPLVSLFSKHNPAKYAPTVDRLAIIDSKDFGGVDPALIAVPTVLDALEHLLSGGTHFSTG from the coding sequence ATGAGTGTTCCCACAATCGATAAATCATCTTTCAAGACCATCTTGATCTATACCGGCATGGATACTGTGGGCGATGGATTGGTCAAGCTGCCCTTTGTCCGCGAATTGCGCTGCCGGTTTCCGGATGCCCATATCACATGGTGTGCGGGCATCGGCCCATGTTCTTACGCGGGTGCTTTGGCACCACTGGTGACCGGCCTGATTGATCGGGTGATTGAGAATGCCCGCATTGGTACGGGGGTTTTACAATTCCTGATTCCCACCAGACCGCTATCAGGTGAAAGCTTTGACCTGATCATCGATACCCAACGCGCAATGATCAGAACCTTGATTTTGAAACGTATCCGCCATGGGGTGTTTATCTCTGGCACATCCAATGACCGGTTTTCAGATATGGCACCGGTTTCTTCTACATCGCGCGCCGTAAACTTTGTTAAAGGCCTGATCGGCCTTCTGGACCGGGTTACCCCCGAAACAAAAGACACCGCAGCCCTGCCGGAATTAGGGGCAGATGCAGCCCGTGATGCATTGGCTGCTAACTTGTTGCCAGCAGGGCCAGATTATGTGGGATTTGCACCGGGCGCTGGGGACAAGGCAAAAATTTGGCCACTGGATCGTTTTATGACCGTGGCCTGTGATCAGGTTGAAAAGGGGCGGGTGGCGGTTTTCTTTCTTGGCCCCGATGAAGAAACATGGATCGAACAAATCAAGGCCCGCGTCCCTGACGCGCTGTTTCCGGAGTCTGAAATCCAAAATGATGCGCTGGGAGGGCCACTGTTGGCCATCGCCCTTGCTAAACGTCTAAAGGCTGCTGTTTCCAATGATTCAGGGACCGGTCATATGCTGGCTGCGGGCGGTGTTCCGCTGGTGTCTTTGTTTTCAAAGCACAACCCAGCCAAATATGCGCCCACAGTGGACCGGTTGGCGATTATCGATTCAAAAGATTTCGGAGGCGTTGATCCAGCCTTGATTGCCGTGCCCACCGTGCTCGATGCTCTGGAACATTTGCTGTCCGGCGGCACGCATTTTTCAACCGGTTAA